A single region of the Aeromicrobium chenweiae genome encodes:
- a CDS encoding DEAD/DEAH box helicase, producing MDPADLVLRYGERVTHVEHVPAREAVIEPWPEWVDPAVREMYAAEGITSLWGHQAEALHHVHEGRHTVISTGTASGKSLAFQAPALTGLAAGRTGSALRGNRMPTVLYLAPTKALAADQLRRLAGASAFARPATVDGDNSREERAWARDHANYLLTNPDTLHHSILPGHARWTRVLGGLTHVVVDECHHYRGVFGAHVAHVLRRLRRICAYYGADPTFVLSSATVAEPEVFASRLTGLDVVPVTEDSSPHAARTIALWEPPIIPGVDPANPGAVRRSATTEAGELLTDLVIGQVRTLAFVRSRRGAETVAATAQRRLGEVDPELVRRVATYRGGYLPEERRELEHRLRSGDLLGLASTNALELGIDIAGLDAVITVGFPGTRAALQQQFGRAGRSGHASIGILVARDDPLDTFLVHHPEALLGTAVEASVFDPDNPYVLGPHLAAAAQEIPLTENDFDLFGPRAAEGVTALEAAGWLRKRAAGWFWTKRERASNLADIRSSGGSPVQIVDASTGRLIGTVDGGSADSTVHEGAVYVHQGDVHLVDEYDLEHGVAIVHRDDPDYSTMARSVTEIAVTETERTEHWGAATMSFGSVEVVNQVVSYLKRSTSGGGVLGEELLELPARTLQTKAVWWTLSAEVVAATMENDDVPGSAHAAEHAAIGLLPLLATCDRWDIGGVSTALHPDTGTLTVFVYDGYPGGAGFAERGYEIAAQWLRVTRDAIVACECQDGCPSCVQSPKCGNGNEPLDKAGAVRLLDAFLVDAPTG from the coding sequence GTGGATCCTGCCGACCTCGTGCTGCGCTACGGCGAACGCGTGACCCACGTCGAGCACGTGCCGGCCCGCGAGGCCGTCATCGAGCCGTGGCCCGAGTGGGTCGACCCAGCGGTGCGGGAGATGTACGCCGCGGAGGGCATCACGTCGTTGTGGGGCCACCAGGCCGAGGCGCTGCACCACGTCCACGAGGGCCGTCACACCGTCATCTCGACGGGCACGGCCTCCGGCAAGTCGCTGGCGTTCCAGGCGCCCGCGCTGACCGGGCTCGCCGCCGGGCGCACCGGCAGCGCACTGCGGGGCAACCGGATGCCGACGGTGCTGTACCTCGCACCGACCAAGGCCCTGGCCGCCGACCAGCTCCGTCGCCTCGCCGGTGCCTCGGCGTTCGCCCGTCCGGCGACCGTCGACGGCGACAACTCCCGCGAGGAACGGGCCTGGGCCCGCGACCACGCGAACTACCTGCTGACCAATCCCGACACGCTCCACCACTCGATCCTGCCGGGTCACGCGCGCTGGACCCGGGTGCTCGGCGGGCTGACCCACGTCGTGGTGGACGAGTGCCACCACTACCGCGGCGTCTTCGGCGCCCACGTGGCCCACGTGCTGCGGCGACTGCGCCGGATCTGCGCGTACTACGGCGCCGACCCCACGTTCGTGCTGTCGTCGGCGACGGTCGCCGAGCCGGAGGTCTTCGCCTCCCGGCTGACCGGGCTGGACGTCGTGCCGGTCACCGAGGACTCGTCCCCGCACGCGGCCCGCACGATCGCGCTGTGGGAGCCGCCCATCATCCCCGGTGTCGACCCCGCCAACCCCGGCGCGGTGCGCCGGTCGGCCACCACCGAGGCGGGCGAGCTGCTGACCGACCTGGTCATCGGGCAGGTGCGCACCCTCGCGTTCGTGCGTTCCCGTCGGGGTGCGGAGACCGTCGCCGCGACCGCCCAGCGACGCCTCGGCGAGGTCGACCCGGAGCTCGTCCGGCGGGTCGCGACCTACCGCGGCGGGTACCTCCCCGAGGAGCGCCGGGAGCTGGAACACCGGCTCCGCAGCGGCGACCTGCTGGGCCTGGCGAGCACCAACGCGCTCGAGCTCGGGATCGACATCGCGGGACTCGACGCGGTCATCACGGTCGGGTTCCCCGGCACCCGTGCCGCGCTGCAGCAGCAGTTCGGGCGCGCCGGCCGGTCGGGCCACGCCTCGATCGGCATCCTCGTGGCCCGCGACGACCCGCTGGACACGTTCCTCGTGCACCACCCCGAGGCGCTGCTCGGCACGGCCGTCGAGGCGTCCGTCTTCGACCCCGACAACCCGTACGTCCTCGGGCCGCACCTCGCCGCGGCCGCGCAGGAGATCCCGCTGACGGAGAACGACTTCGACCTGTTCGGACCGCGGGCCGCCGAGGGCGTCACCGCCCTGGAGGCCGCGGGCTGGCTGCGCAAGCGGGCGGCCGGATGGTTCTGGACCAAGCGCGAGCGGGCCAGCAACCTCGCCGACATCCGGTCCAGCGGAGGGTCGCCCGTGCAGATCGTGGACGCCTCGACCGGCCGGCTCATCGGCACGGTCGACGGCGGCTCCGCGGACTCGACGGTGCACGAGGGAGCCGTCTACGTCCACCAGGGCGACGTGCACCTCGTCGACGAGTACGACCTGGAGCACGGTGTCGCGATCGTCCACCGCGACGACCCCGACTACTCGACGATGGCCCGGTCGGTCACCGAGATCGCCGTGACGGAGACCGAGCGGACCGAGCACTGGGGGGCCGCGACGATGTCGTTCGGCTCGGTCGAGGTGGTCAACCAGGTCGTGTCCTACCTCAAGCGCAGCACCTCCGGCGGCGGCGTCCTCGGCGAGGAGCTGCTCGAGCTGCCGGCTCGTACGCTCCAGACCAAGGCCGTCTGGTGGACCCTGTCGGCCGAGGTCGTGGCCGCCACGATGGAGAACGACGACGTGCCCGGGTCGGCCCACGCCGCCGAGCACGCCGCGATCGGGCTGCTGCCGCTCCTGGCCACCTGCGACCGGTGGGACATCGGGGGTGTCTCGACGGCGCTGCACCCGGACACCGGGACCCTGACCGTCTTCGTCTACGACGGCTATCCGGGCGGCGCAGGATTCGCCGAGCGGGGGTACGAGATAGCCGCGCAATGGCTCCGGGTCACCCGCGACGCGATCGTCGCCT
- a CDS encoding STAS domain-containing protein, which translates to MELALTSRTDGDFEIIEVGGEIDVYTAPRLREAIVTAVEAGHTKLIIDVQRVDFLDSTGLGVLVGALKRVRADGGSLDIVCTQERILKIFQITGLDKVFGLHASIEDARATPA; encoded by the coding sequence ATGGAGCTGGCACTGACGTCCCGCACGGACGGGGACTTCGAGATCATCGAGGTCGGTGGCGAGATCGACGTCTACACGGCTCCGCGTCTGCGCGAGGCGATCGTCACGGCGGTCGAGGCCGGGCACACCAAGCTCATCATCGACGTCCAGCGCGTCGACTTCCTCGACTCGACCGGTCTCGGCGTCCTGGTCGGGGCCCTGAAGCGCGTCCGTGCCGACGGCGGATCCCTCGACATCGTGTGCACGCAGGAGCGGATCCTCAAGATCTTCCAGATCACCGGCCTGGACAAGGTCTTCGGTCTACATGCGTCGATCGAGGACGCCCGCGCCACTCCGGCGTGA